The Chitinispirillales bacterium ANBcel5 nucleotide sequence CCAAGAAGTAATGCAAATGATACGCAATAATAAACCAATGGAGCGAAATCTCCCTGGTTTGTCAAACTATAGATCAATGAAATAATGATCAGATTAAGAACAAGTGTTGCAGTCCATTGAAGTGCCGGGCTGTCCCGTTTTTGGGCAACTGGGCGAGCCCAAAGGAAAACCCCTGGTGTCATATAGTGAAACATCTTTAACCACATTAGAAATGTCCAACCACCATAGCGTCGAAACTGTGCTCCCGGAGAGATAATATCAAAACCGCGTGTAGCGAAAAGCTTGCTTGAACTGGTGTTGTTTCCTTCAACCGCAGCTATCTGTTCATCACAGCCCTCTTCACCGAAAAACTCAAGGGCCTTCTCGGTTAAACGCTGGCCCAGCTTTAAGCCTCTGGCCTGAGGATCTGTAAAAATCCAGGAAACTTTCCCTATTTTACCTCGGTTTGGAAGCGTGAAAAGGTCAAGAATCGCTCCTCCAACAATCTCATTACCTTTCAGAGCAATGAAAGTGTAGGGGGTAAAACTTGAAAAAACACCCTGGAACCAACCAAATGCGCGAAAAAGGACTTTTCGCGTCGCCTTTTTTTCATCCTCTCTCATTAGGCGAATGACAGTATCATTATCCCTGGTATCCACATTTCTCCCTTTCCTGTACACTTTGAAGCTGCAATTGTTATTCCTCTGAGAGGTATTCATCTGTTGTATACTCTACAGGTTTTACACCGAATCCATGCGCTGAAAATGAGGTAATCTATACCCCGGCTCCGATCTTTGAGCGTCATAAAAAATCCTGTAATCTATTTCCTTTATAGATAAATGAAACACACATGTTAATTACCTCACCTCCCGCGATAATAGCCCTAGGGTCCCCCCAAACGGATCATTTCACGCTTTCACCATTGACGCCCGGCCTCCATAGCCCCGCATAGGAGGCTTAGCCCCATGAAAATCCTTTTTTCCCCAATCAAACACTCCCTACTCTGTCTTATCGTTTGTATCAAAGGATCTTACGCTCTTAGTGTCGCTTGTATGAAGTTCCATAAACAATATCCTGAATATATCCCCACTAAACCCCGCATAGAAGAGCCCATCTGAAGGTTATAACCATCACATTTGCTGTTTAAAGGTATGAAAATGGAGTACGATGGATGCAAAAGTGCAGCGATCAGGTCTGTTTCATGGTGGTGCGCCATACAGAACAGGTATGAACGACAAACTTCCATAGTGCGATCGTAGTGTATAAGGGAACCAAACACAAAGTTTCGCCTGGTAACTCGAGGTACCAA carries:
- a CDS encoding GNAT family N-acetyltransferase, with protein sequence MDTRDNDTVIRLMREDEKKATRKVLFRAFGWFQGVFSSFTPYTFIALKGNEIVGGAILDLFTLPNRGKIGKVSWIFTDPQARGLKLGQRLTEKALEFFGEEGCDEQIAAVEGNNTSSSKLFATRGFDIISPGAQFRRYGGWTFLMWLKMFHYMTPGVFLWARPVAQKRDSPALQWTATLVLNLIIISLIYSLTNQGDFAPLVYYCVSFALLLGTRQIAMQITAAIINYRVRFRIFESGFPLSFMIAILLRGFFPVLGNVYPAEKVWKYSENIPQLGKIALSGILIVALPIFGVWSYAQQSGTSNMFIHSFISIGIFFLIFDLLLFFFPFSGFNGKRLWDWNKFLWALLSFFALVVIFL